In Mastigocladopsis repens PCC 10914, a single window of DNA contains:
- a CDS encoding alpha/beta fold hydrolase, translated as MFLPPGFGEKYAMTTLGRMVYYTAVGKPWSDTNVEQSSDKTLVFLHAFGGGSSAYEWSKVYPAFATDYRIIAPDLIGWGRSDHPARSYHTDDYIKSIIEFIENTCNVPTTAIASGLTAAFTIRAAIMRPDLFKSLILTTPAGLAEFGQDYRRSVSAQIVNIPVVDRLLYMTGVASSFGIRSYLEQRQFARAERVYPEIVEAYLQSAQQFNAEYAALAFVRGDLSFDLSQYITQLTVPSAIIWGQKSEFTGPEVGRRLAEMNPQAIRIFYHLDNVGFTPQLELPGVTIGLIRKFLPLLEQSA; from the coding sequence ATGTTTTTACCCCCTGGTTTCGGTGAGAAATATGCTATGACCACCCTCGGAAGAATGGTGTACTACACTGCTGTTGGCAAACCGTGGTCTGATACAAATGTTGAGCAATCAAGCGATAAGACATTAGTTTTTCTACACGCCTTTGGTGGCGGTTCTTCTGCCTACGAGTGGTCTAAAGTTTATCCAGCTTTTGCCACAGATTATCGAATCATAGCACCAGATTTGATAGGGTGGGGACGCTCTGACCATCCAGCCCGAAGTTATCACACTGATGACTACATTAAGAGCATAATCGAGTTTATAGAGAATACGTGCAATGTTCCCACTACTGCGATCGCCTCTGGACTAACTGCTGCTTTTACCATTCGTGCTGCGATTATGCGTCCCGATTTGTTCAAATCTTTAATTTTGACCACACCAGCAGGTCTTGCTGAATTTGGACAAGACTACAGACGCAGCGTCTCTGCTCAAATCGTCAACATCCCAGTTGTGGATCGATTGCTCTATATGACTGGAGTTGCTAGTAGTTTTGGCATTCGCAGCTACCTGGAACAACGTCAATTTGCCCGTGCAGAAAGAGTTTATCCTGAAATTGTCGAGGCATATTTGCAATCTGCCCAACAGTTTAATGCAGAGTACGCTGCTCTTGCTTTTGTGCGTGGGGATTTATCCTTCGATTTGTCTCAATATATCACTCAATTGACCGTTCCTAGTGCTATCATCTGGGGGCAAAAGTCTGAATTCACGGGACCAGAAGTCGGTCGCCGTCTTGCTGAAATGAACCCTCAAGCGATTCGCATCTTTTATCATCTGGACAATGTAGGCTTTACCCCCCAACTGGAACTTCCCGGTGTCACTATTGGGTTAATTAGGAAATTTTTGCCTTTACTTGAGCAGTCTGCTTGA
- the kaiC gene encoding circadian clock protein KaiC, with protein sequence MNQKNEQDSVEKLVTGIPGFDVLSEGGLPVGRVTLVVGTAGVGKSVFASQYLAEGIKRGENGVFVTFEESPQRIRKNMRSFGWDIRKWEEEGKWAFVDASRVPGEKPLISGEYDFDSLVARIKYAINQVNAVRVSMDCLSAIFTYLPDKAQVRNDLFMIASVLGQIESTVVVTSERPQEYGEISTQGVEEFVADNVIILRNVRLQEKRRRTIEIVKYRGSSHKQGEFPFSILSDKGIVIIPLSTTETLEDGTSDIRITSGLAELDAMCGGGFFRNSIILVSGATGTGKTLLSTQFIAAGVNNNERCLLFAFEETRALIFRNALSWSVDFRQMERNGKLRVVCRDPETNPLEYHLIKMQEMIEEFQPNRVAIDSLSALEWSSSTEGFRQFIIGLNSIIRERKVTTLYTSTTPMTLVSGTSTSEAHISTTTDVIILLRYVEVYGEIRRGITVLKMRGSQHDKQIRQFMIDNQGMHIGKPFRNITGILVGNPVFGIYRPK encoded by the coding sequence ATGAATCAGAAAAACGAACAAGATTCTGTTGAGAAGCTTGTCACAGGAATTCCTGGTTTTGACGTATTATCTGAAGGAGGATTGCCTGTAGGTCGGGTAACATTGGTCGTTGGCACCGCAGGCGTTGGCAAGAGTGTATTTGCATCTCAGTATCTTGCTGAGGGAATTAAACGGGGCGAGAATGGGGTGTTTGTCACCTTTGAAGAATCTCCTCAGCGGATACGGAAAAATATGCGTAGCTTTGGGTGGGATATCCGCAAATGGGAGGAGGAAGGCAAATGGGCGTTTGTTGATGCCTCTCGCGTACCTGGAGAAAAACCTTTAATTAGCGGAGAATATGACTTCGATTCCTTAGTTGCTCGCATTAAGTATGCCATCAATCAGGTAAACGCAGTGCGAGTCTCAATGGATTGCCTAAGCGCAATTTTTACTTATTTACCTGATAAGGCTCAAGTCCGCAATGACCTCTTCATGATTGCTTCAGTCCTGGGACAAATTGAAAGTACGGTTGTTGTAACATCCGAGCGCCCTCAAGAATATGGTGAGATTAGCACTCAAGGTGTAGAGGAGTTTGTTGCTGACAATGTGATCATCTTGCGGAATGTCAGACTGCAAGAAAAGCGCCGACGTACTATAGAAATTGTCAAGTATAGGGGCAGCTCTCACAAGCAGGGAGAATTTCCTTTTTCCATCCTTTCTGACAAAGGGATTGTGATTATTCCTCTCTCTACAACGGAGACATTAGAGGATGGCACTTCTGATATCCGCATAACCTCTGGTCTTGCAGAACTTGATGCCATGTGTGGCGGTGGTTTCTTCCGCAATTCCATCATCCTAGTGTCAGGAGCCACAGGTACTGGTAAAACTTTGCTATCAACCCAGTTTATTGCAGCTGGAGTTAATAATAACGAACGTTGCTTATTGTTTGCTTTTGAGGAAACTCGAGCACTCATATTTAGAAATGCGCTCTCGTGGAGTGTTGACTTCCGGCAAATGGAACGAAATGGAAAATTGCGAGTCGTGTGTCGCGATCCAGAGACAAATCCACTAGAGTATCACCTGATAAAAATGCAAGAAATGATTGAGGAATTTCAACCAAATCGGGTAGCGATTGATAGTCTATCGGCATTGGAGTGGTCTTCTAGCACAGAAGGATTTCGGCAATTTATTATTGGTCTTAACTCAATAATCAGAGAGCGGAAAGTAACTACACTCTATACCTCTACAACTCCGATGACGCTTGTCAGTGGCACCTCAACTTCGGAGGCTCATATTTCTACCACTACTGATGTCATTATCTTACTACGATATGTCGAAGTTTATGGAGAAATTCGTCGGGGAATAACAGTGCTTAAAATGCGCGGTTCACAGCATGATAAGCAAATCCGCCAGTTCATGATTGACAACCAGGGTATGCACATCGGTAAACCATTCCGCAATATCACTGGTATTTTGGTTGGTAATCCCGTATTCGGTATTTACAGACCAAAGTGA
- a CDS encoding SDR family oxidoreductase: MDNNRWTLTGRKALITGATKGIGLAIAQEFLSLGAEIMIVARNAQAVNKQLENWQLQGWKAHGIGADVTISDGRQAIIEQVNQTLGGLDILVNNVGTNIRKKALEYTEQEYEYIFQTNLTSTFEMCRLAYPLLKVADNSSIVNVGSVAGLTSVGTGAPYGMTKAALVQLTRSLAVEWAGNQIRVNTVAPWFILTPLTEPLLSNSDVLNSVRARTPMDRVGTPEEVAGLVAFLCMPTATYITGQCIAVDGGFLAFGS, translated from the coding sequence ATGGACAATAACCGCTGGACATTAACAGGAAGAAAAGCCTTGATTACCGGAGCAACTAAGGGAATTGGACTGGCGATCGCCCAAGAGTTCCTTTCCCTTGGTGCTGAGATTATGATTGTTGCCAGAAATGCACAAGCGGTCAACAAGCAGCTTGAAAACTGGCAATTGCAAGGATGGAAAGCTCATGGAATTGGCGCAGATGTTACGATATCTGATGGTCGTCAGGCAATCATTGAACAAGTCAATCAAACTTTAGGAGGATTAGATATCCTCGTCAACAATGTTGGCACCAACATTCGCAAAAAGGCACTGGAATACACAGAACAAGAGTATGAATATATATTTCAAACCAACTTAACCTCTACATTTGAAATGTGCCGACTTGCCTACCCTTTGCTTAAAGTCGCAGACAACAGTAGCATTGTTAACGTTGGTTCGGTTGCTGGGTTAACCTCGGTTGGCACAGGCGCACCTTATGGGATGACAAAAGCAGCGCTTGTACAACTGACTCGTTCTTTAGCTGTAGAATGGGCAGGAAACCAAATTCGGGTAAATACCGTTGCTCCCTGGTTTATTCTCACCCCTTTGACTGAACCTCTGTTAAGCAATTCAGATGTATTAAACTCTGTTCGAGCGCGCACTCCAATGGACAGAGTTGGGACACCAGAGGAAGTCGCAGGTTTAGTGGCGTTTTTGTGTATGCCAACAGCTACTTATATTACTGGACAGTGTATTGCAGTTGATGGTGGGTTTTTAGCCTTTGGTTCCTAA
- a CDS encoding S-layer homology domain-containing protein, with product MNKLLWFLSLSVSLATLCLAVLADAPIGTYAQTSTPTTFPDVKPSYWAQPFIQGLAERNILNGYPDGTFRPQQVVNRDEFAAIINKAFQQPPRRQIASGSVYKDVPANYWAAPPIKAAYQQGFMTGYPGGFFRPNQDVTKVEAIVALSKGLNLASSTTPAATTQATKRQTKRRFVFFPLAITTLMQPLLIPRANATATPPSAAAPQTRNNQAANLNRPASFIITNSYADANKIPQYAVGDVASATKSNIVVNYPNRKILNPTKPATRGEIAALIYQTMVAQGRVKPIAINLPAYQYVVRPQSSNKNTQ from the coding sequence ATGAACAAGTTACTGTGGTTTTTATCGCTCAGTGTATCTTTAGCAACTTTATGTTTAGCCGTTCTTGCAGATGCACCGATAGGAACTTATGCCCAAACTTCAACGCCGACTACTTTTCCTGATGTTAAACCTAGTTATTGGGCGCAGCCATTTATTCAAGGTTTGGCTGAAAGAAATATTCTCAATGGATATCCTGATGGCACATTTCGACCACAACAGGTAGTCAATCGTGATGAGTTTGCTGCAATTATTAACAAGGCTTTTCAGCAACCACCAAGGAGGCAGATAGCAAGCGGTTCTGTCTATAAAGATGTTCCGGCTAACTATTGGGCTGCTCCTCCAATTAAGGCAGCCTATCAACAAGGATTTATGACTGGCTATCCTGGTGGTTTCTTCCGTCCAAATCAAGATGTCACTAAAGTTGAGGCAATAGTTGCTTTATCCAAAGGTTTGAATCTAGCTTCTAGCACTACCCCAGCAGCTACGACCCAAGCAACCAAACGACAAACAAAAAGGCGATTTGTGTTCTTCCCATTGGCGATAACAACCTTAATGCAGCCTCTTTTAATTCCTAGAGCCAATGCAACAGCCACACCTCCTAGTGCAGCAGCTCCACAAACCAGAAATAATCAGGCTGCAAATCTTAACCGTCCTGCGTCATTTATTATCACCAACTCATACGCAGATGCTAACAAGATTCCTCAATATGCTGTTGGTGATGTCGCAAGCGCAACCAAATCAAACATAGTGGTCAACTACCCGAACCGAAAAATTCTCAACCCTACTAAGCCTGCTACTCGTGGCGAGATTGCTGCCTTAATTTATCAAACAATGGTTGCTCAGGGAAGAGTAAAACCAATTGCTATCAATTTACCCGCTTATCAATACGTTGTTCGTCCTCAAAGTAGTAACAAAAATACTCAGTAG
- a CDS encoding helix-turn-helix domain-containing protein, translated as MQSLLSYGWVQGRKVGCKFDFPYTQLVQYRITCMKSRGVAQQMEITQPTISNEIADLEEYLDVQLLIHY; from the coding sequence ATGCAGTCACTTTTGAGTTATGGCTGGGTGCAGGGGCGCAAGGTAGGGTGTAAATTTGATTTTCCCTACACCCAGCTTGTACAATATCGCATTACTTGCATGAAAAGTAGGGGTGTCGCACAGCAAATGGAAATAACGCAGCCGACTATCAGCAACGAGATTGCAGACTTGGAAGAGTACTTGGACGTGCAGTTGCTTATTCATTATTAG
- a CDS encoding hybrid sensor histidine kinase/response regulator: MATQLNILLLLDSPQSTENILAMLDGVGFVANYKLVSTKADFLTHLNFSWDVMIADYSFSDLDVLEALQRVQAQGLNVPFVIVNGTDSASIAVKCIKAGAADYLPKDELVRLPQVIKQTLAKKTQLLELHKYKKDLEQRLQAQTAELTRQEDRSQQVEAALQRIEAQLQTLIAKNADGIVVVDRQGIVRFINPAALKLFGRKQEELLGELFGFPVVGSDNTEVDIYPHNAESAAAGGSLEKIAQMRVVEIEWQTETAYLVSLRDITERKRVEEERNKLLEQAQVANRIKDEFLSVLSHELRTPLNPILGWVKLLRSGRLATHKIDQALESIERNACLQVQLINDLLSVSKILRGKLSLNPIAINLQTTIAAAIESVRLAARAKLIKITTVFDPNVGEVFGDPKRLQQVLWNLLSNAVKFTPSRGEVTVRLERLDSYAQIQVIDTGKGIKPDFLPYVFDYFRQQDSSYSRKFGGLGLGLPLVRHLVELHGGIIRAESLGEGKGATFTVWLPLMLDPPMTAGDTQKDDNNPNLSGVRVLVVDDEPDNRDFLVFLLEAYGASVCAAASGHEALTSMVEQQPDLLVSDIGMPEMDGYTLIRQIRSLPAEQGGQIPAIALTAYAGETAQQQALGTGFTLHVPKPVEPVLLATAIANLVEK; this comes from the coding sequence GTGGCTACTCAATTGAATATTCTGCTGTTATTAGACTCGCCCCAAAGTACTGAAAACATCCTGGCGATGTTGGATGGGGTTGGCTTTGTAGCCAACTATAAGTTGGTATCAACAAAAGCTGATTTTCTCACTCATCTCAATTTTAGCTGGGATGTGATGATTGCTGACTACAGCTTCAGTGATTTGGATGTCTTGGAGGCATTGCAAAGAGTCCAAGCACAGGGGTTAAATGTGCCTTTTGTGATTGTTAATGGCACAGATAGTGCATCCATTGCTGTGAAGTGCATAAAGGCAGGAGCAGCGGACTACCTACCCAAAGATGAACTCGTACGGCTTCCCCAAGTTATAAAACAGACACTTGCTAAGAAAACACAGCTGTTAGAATTACATAAGTATAAGAAAGATTTAGAACAACGGCTGCAAGCACAAACAGCAGAACTCACAAGACAAGAAGATCGCTCCCAACAAGTAGAAGCCGCACTGCAAAGAATTGAGGCACAGTTGCAAACCTTGATTGCCAAGAATGCAGATGGTATTGTGGTCGTAGATCGGCAAGGTATTGTGCGTTTTATCAACCCAGCAGCACTAAAGCTGTTTGGTCGCAAGCAAGAAGAGCTATTGGGTGAATTGTTTGGCTTTCCTGTTGTTGGCAGTGATAACACAGAGGTTGATATTTACCCACATAACGCAGAAAGTGCTGCAGCAGGCGGTAGTTTAGAAAAAATTGCCCAAATGCGCGTCGTAGAAATTGAGTGGCAAACAGAAACCGCTTATCTTGTTTCCCTAAGAGACATCACGGAACGCAAGCGAGTTGAAGAAGAGCGAAATAAACTTTTGGAACAGGCTCAAGTAGCCAACCGTATCAAAGATGAGTTTCTCTCCGTCCTCTCTCATGAACTGCGAACACCCCTGAATCCAATATTGGGGTGGGTGAAACTTTTACGCAGTGGTAGGCTTGCTACGCATAAGATAGATCAGGCTCTAGAAAGTATCGAGCGTAACGCTTGCTTGCAAGTACAACTCATTAATGACTTGCTAAGTGTGTCTAAGATTTTGCGCGGTAAGTTAAGTCTCAATCCAATTGCTATTAACCTGCAAACGACAATTGCTGCTGCCATAGAAAGCGTGCGTCTTGCTGCTCGAGCTAAATTAATTAAGATCACGACTGTATTTGATCCTAATGTAGGAGAGGTTTTCGGCGATCCCAAACGATTGCAGCAAGTTCTGTGGAATTTACTTTCTAACGCTGTTAAATTTACCCCATCTAGGGGAGAGGTCACAGTTCGGTTAGAAAGGCTTGACTCATATGCTCAAATTCAAGTCATCGATACAGGCAAAGGCATTAAACCAGATTTTCTACCCTACGTATTTGATTACTTCCGTCAACAAGATAGCAGCTACTCCAGAAAGTTTGGCGGGCTGGGGTTAGGTCTTCCTCTCGTTCGCCATTTGGTTGAACTGCACGGCGGAATCATCCGAGCAGAAAGTCTTGGTGAGGGAAAAGGAGCAACTTTTACTGTCTGGCTCCCCCTGATGCTTGATCCCCCCATGACAGCAGGTGATACTCAAAAAGATGACAACAACCCAAATTTAAGTGGAGTGCGAGTACTGGTTGTGGATGATGAACCAGATAACCGTGATTTTCTGGTTTTCCTCCTAGAAGCTTATGGGGCTTCTGTTTGTGCAGCCGCCTCAGGACACGAAGCGCTCACATCAATGGTTGAACAGCAGCCAGATTTGCTGGTAAGTGACATTGGAATGCCAGAAATGGACGGCTACACGTTGATTCGTCAAATCAGGTCTTTACCAGCCGAACAAGGCGGACAAATTCCAGCGATCGCCCTTACTGCTTATGCAGGGGAGACTGCTCAACAACAAGCATTAGGGACTGGTTTCACACTTCATGTTCCCAAGCCAGTCGAGCCAGTTCTCTTAGCAACAGCGATCGCAAACTTGGTGGAGAAATGA
- a CDS encoding acyl-CoA thioesterase has translation MQLFKTLLRVRHYEMDALGHVNNAVYQNYLEQAAIEHSEHLGLTLDVYQQLGGVFVMRRVEIDYLRPAVAGDTLEVTTWLKEMRGTRAYRQYEIRKQNQDNLLVTAEALWVWVDAKTMRPRPIPDILLEKFLQTQQAKL, from the coding sequence ATGCAACTATTCAAGACGCTACTGCGAGTTCGGCACTACGAGATGGACGCTCTAGGACACGTCAACAATGCAGTCTACCAAAACTACCTAGAACAGGCAGCAATTGAACACTCGGAACACTTGGGTTTAACCCTTGATGTCTATCAGCAACTAGGCGGTGTATTTGTGATGCGACGCGTAGAAATTGATTATCTGCGCCCAGCAGTAGCAGGTGACACACTGGAAGTCACCACTTGGTTAAAAGAAATGCGCGGTACCCGTGCCTATCGGCAGTATGAAATTCGCAAACAAAACCAAGATAATTTGTTAGTCACCGCTGAAGCTCTATGGGTCTGGGTAGACGCTAAGACAATGCGCCCCCGACCTATTCCTGATATATTGCTAGAGAAATTCTTGCAGACACAGCAGGCAAAATTATGA
- a CDS encoding DUF2382 domain-containing protein, which yields MALVKLGDFYPDYREEDSDIDDIKNFDVYVEGDEKIGSVYDVLVDEQTGRFRYFVVDTGLWIFGKKILLPVGLANIDHNARRIYANSLTKEQTNNLPNYDNLERVDFDYEEQVRGAYRPMAATSEMSQPTYDRNSYNYEHEPSLYNINERDGQTLKLYEERLITNKQRRKSGEVAIGKHIETETARVAVPVEKERIVIERTTPTNATPVNPSDADFREGEVARMEIYEETADIHKEAVVREEVRVKKVVEHETSEATETIRREELDVDAQGLPVVEK from the coding sequence ATGGCACTTGTAAAACTTGGAGACTTCTACCCTGATTATCGTGAAGAGGATTCCGATATTGATGACATCAAGAACTTTGATGTTTATGTAGAAGGAGATGAAAAAATTGGCTCAGTTTACGATGTCTTAGTCGATGAGCAAACGGGTCGATTCCGTTATTTCGTTGTAGACACAGGCTTATGGATTTTTGGCAAGAAAATCTTGCTCCCTGTTGGTCTTGCTAACATTGATCATAATGCAAGACGGATTTATGCCAATAGTCTAACCAAAGAGCAAACCAACAACCTGCCTAATTACGATAATCTGGAAAGGGTTGATTTCGACTATGAAGAGCAGGTGCGGGGTGCTTACCGTCCAATGGCTGCTACTTCTGAGATGAGCCAACCAACTTACGACCGGAATAGTTACAACTACGAGCACGAACCGTCACTGTACAACATTAATGAGCGCGATGGTCAAACCTTGAAGCTGTACGAAGAGCGGTTGATTACCAACAAACAGCGTCGCAAGAGTGGAGAAGTGGCGATCGGCAAACATATCGAAACGGAAACTGCTCGTGTTGCAGTCCCTGTTGAAAAAGAGCGTATCGTTATTGAACGTACAACTCCTACAAATGCTACACCAGTGAATCCAAGTGATGCCGACTTTCGTGAAGGTGAAGTAGCTCGCATGGAGATTTACGAAGAAACAGCTGATATCCACAAAGAGGCTGTTGTACGAGAAGAAGTCCGAGTCAAGAAGGTTGTAGAACACGAAACATCTGAAGCTACTGAGACTATTCGACGTGAAGAGCTAGACGTGGATGCCCAAGGTCTTCCAGTTGTAGAAAAGTAA
- a CDS encoding DM13 domain-containing protein: MNLNKLVQLGVISSLACFLSVGIVKALTPSAKIANSSVTTANSGVLIAQKQQVVAASGTFVKAEQPTSGTARIVTENGQRYLVLNSAFQTSNQGPDLHVLLDTSEKPPMKYQNFSSYVNLGKLQKFNGEQRYPIPAAINLSNFKSVAIWCRMANATFGYAPLRASSSASK; this comes from the coding sequence ATGAATTTGAATAAGTTAGTACAACTAGGCGTTATTTCTTCTTTAGCTTGTTTTCTCTCAGTCGGTATAGTGAAAGCATTGACACCATCTGCCAAAATAGCAAATTCCTCAGTGACAACTGCTAATTCTGGTGTTCTTATCGCTCAAAAACAGCAGGTTGTTGCAGCATCTGGTACTTTTGTCAAAGCAGAACAGCCTACCTCTGGAACAGCGCGGATTGTTACAGAAAATGGGCAACGATACCTTGTACTGAATTCGGCTTTTCAAACAAGTAATCAAGGACCTGACTTACACGTTCTTCTAGACACATCTGAGAAGCCACCGATGAAGTATCAGAATTTTAGCAGCTATGTGAATCTTGGTAAACTGCAAAAATTTAACGGTGAACAACGCTACCCAATTCCTGCTGCCATCAACCTATCTAACTTCAAGTCTGTAGCTATCTGGTGCCGTATGGCTAATGCCACTTTCGGCTATGCCCCACTACGTGCTAGTAGTAGTGCAAGCAAATAG
- a CDS encoding alpha/beta hydrolase, with the protein MNYSPTPPGIPGVVRLRPHAHFVSKHLIWLQIALGVLSIGLIPTLTARPSLGAERLTLSYGLVARSIPINSLETYARTGKADHELAAYVQHADKERLTQLRQVLLTPIPLKAVGVSQFLYTPIGKRLLEELGEVVQQESGISGFYAIRAALILAAADPEGLTLLNVLRKFPSRSISINLSRSLEIAGAFERLVNQSQQAIALINKQSLEGGNTSEPDNTLVRDLSGSGIFSWQKRTITLNDTSRDRTFAADIYLPNTSSPRPVIVISHGLGSDRTSFAYLAEHLASYGFVVAVPEHPGSNAEQLQALLVGRAAEVTSAREFIDRPLDIKYLLDQLSRLSQFDSTYKARLNMEQVGVVGQSFGGYTALALAGAPIDFKELAKNCPASPDVLNVSLLLQCLAETLPQSAYNLSDSRVKAVIAINPIDSSIMGQASLSQINIPVMIVASSVDTVAPALLEQIQPFTWLTTPSKYLALINGATHFSTIGESPDSANSAIPLPEQVIGPSPSLARRYVMALGLPFFRSYVANDQSYRRYLSADYVTAISQEPLPLSLVQSVSLQNSGSKAIQRQYNLTFHQINKFGSAFTTQP; encoded by the coding sequence ATGAATTACTCGCCGACGCCGCCTGGTATCCCCGGAGTTGTTCGCTTGCGTCCTCATGCTCATTTTGTCAGCAAACACTTGATTTGGCTACAAATAGCCTTGGGGGTTCTTAGTATTGGGTTAATTCCTACCTTAACCGCTCGTCCTAGTTTGGGTGCAGAGCGGTTGACCTTATCCTACGGTCTTGTAGCTCGCTCTATTCCTATTAATTCTCTCGAAACCTATGCTAGGACAGGCAAAGCCGATCATGAATTAGCAGCATATGTTCAGCATGCAGACAAAGAGCGACTCACCCAGCTACGGCAAGTTTTGCTGACTCCCATTCCCCTAAAAGCCGTAGGAGTTTCGCAGTTTCTCTACACGCCAATTGGCAAAAGACTGTTAGAAGAGTTGGGAGAAGTCGTACAACAGGAATCTGGCATTAGTGGGTTTTATGCAATTCGAGCCGCGCTCATTCTTGCAGCGGCTGACCCAGAAGGGTTAACTTTATTAAATGTACTACGCAAGTTTCCCTCAAGATCGATTTCTATAAATTTATCGCGCAGCTTGGAGATTGCCGGAGCGTTTGAGAGGCTGGTCAATCAGTCTCAACAGGCGATCGCACTGATCAATAAGCAATCCTTGGAGGGTGGTAATACCTCCGAGCCAGATAATACCTTAGTAAGAGACTTGTCAGGATCAGGAATTTTTAGTTGGCAGAAGCGAACTATCACACTCAACGATACATCTCGCGATCGCACCTTTGCCGCTGACATTTACCTACCGAATACCTCCAGCCCTCGTCCAGTCATTGTCATCTCTCATGGACTCGGTTCTGACCGAACCAGTTTTGCTTACCTAGCTGAACACCTTGCTTCCTACGGCTTTGTCGTTGCTGTTCCAGAGCATCCTGGTAGCAATGCCGAACAGTTGCAAGCTCTATTGGTAGGTAGGGCGGCGGAAGTCACAAGCGCCAGAGAATTCATTGACCGACCTTTGGATATAAAATATCTGTTGGATCAACTCAGTCGCCTATCTCAATTTGACTCTACATATAAGGCGCGCTTAAATATGGAACAAGTAGGCGTGGTCGGTCAATCTTTTGGTGGTTACACGGCTTTAGCATTAGCAGGAGCACCAATTGATTTTAAGGAACTTGCCAAGAATTGCCCAGCTTCACCGGATGTGCTCAATGTTTCTCTGTTACTTCAGTGCTTGGCTGAGACTTTACCGCAATCTGCATATAACCTATCCGATTCACGCGTAAAGGCAGTTATAGCGATTAACCCAATTGATAGTAGTATTATGGGGCAAGCCAGTCTTAGTCAAATTAACATTCCGGTGATGATTGTGGCTAGCAGTGTGGATACCGTGGCTCCAGCTCTTCTAGAACAAATTCAACCCTTCACCTGGTTAACGACCCCAAGCAAATATTTAGCATTAATTAATGGTGCAACGCACTTCTCAACGATTGGAGAATCACCAGATTCTGCAAATTCTGCCATACCCCTTCCCGAACAGGTGATTGGTCCGAGTCCTTCCTTAGCGCGTCGCTATGTTATGGCTTTAGGTCTTCCTTTCTTCCGAAGTTATGTCGCTAATGACCAGAGTTACCGCCGCTACTTGAGTGCAGATTACGTCACCGCTATTAGTCAAGAACCCTTACCACTCAGTTTGGTGCAATCTGTGAGCCTTCAAAATTCTGGCTCGAAGGCAATCCAACGACAGTACAATCTAACTTTTCACCAGATCAATAAGTTTGGTTCAGCCTTTACTACACAACCATAA
- a CDS encoding Hsp20/alpha crystallin family protein, with product MTLVRLNPWQEFNAMQRQFNRLFDEAFVPTQELDRSLIRVPAAELQETSDAIYLKLEIPGVEAKDLDVKVTENAVYVSGERKSETKTQDKGVTKSEFHYGKFQRVIPLPARIQNTNVTAEYKDGILNLTLPKTEAEKNKVVKVNLDQAAA from the coding sequence ATGACATTAGTTCGTTTGAACCCCTGGCAAGAATTTAACGCAATGCAACGTCAATTCAACCGCTTATTTGATGAAGCTTTTGTACCAACTCAAGAATTGGACAGAAGCTTGATTAGAGTTCCTGCTGCTGAATTGCAAGAAACATCCGATGCGATTTATCTCAAGCTGGAAATTCCAGGAGTTGAAGCGAAAGACCTGGATGTGAAAGTGACAGAAAATGCGGTTTACGTTAGTGGTGAGCGCAAGTCAGAAACTAAAACTCAAGACAAAGGTGTAACCAAGAGCGAATTTCACTATGGTAAATTCCAACGTGTCATTCCGCTTCCTGCTCGCATTCAAAATACCAATGTCACCGCTGAATACAAAGATGGTATTCTCAATTTGACATTGCCCAAAACTGAAGCCGAGAAGAACAAAGTTGTCAAAGTTAATTTAGACCAAGCTGCTGCGTAA
- a CDS encoding circadian clock KaiB family protein, translated as MGDKYLLKLYVTGYTPRSQRAISNLIRLCESQLRNRHEIVIIDVQEHPQVAEAEKILVTPTLIKEFPLPKVRIIGDLSDMQTVLLGLNIPQINQDN; from the coding sequence ATGGGTGATAAATATTTACTCAAACTATATGTTACAGGATACACCCCTAGATCCCAACGAGCAATCTCCAATTTAATTAGGTTGTGCGAATCACAACTGCGAAATAGACATGAGATAGTCATTATAGATGTGCAGGAGCATCCCCAGGTTGCTGAAGCTGAAAAAATTTTAGTGACCCCAACTTTAATTAAGGAATTTCCCTTACCAAAAGTGCGAATCATTGGGGATTTATCTGATATGCAAACAGTTTTGTTAGGGCTTAATATTCCCCAGATAAATCAGGATAATTAA